One genomic window of Trichlorobacter lovleyi includes the following:
- a CDS encoding ammonia-forming cytochrome c nitrite reductase subunit c552, giving the protein MKLLVALMAAALCGAMTTACAPPKAEKATIAPIPDGTVDPAVWGKNYPEEYETWKATAQPTPEGKSKYKKGNDGGKVYDKLSEYPFNALLFNGWGFGIEYNEPRGHVHMMKDQAEIDPSRVKAGGACLTCKTPYAPQLAEKHGVAGYFSATYKDAVNLIPKEHQEMGVACIDCHNNKDMGLKISRGFTLSKALDKLGVDQSKLTNQDKRTLVCAQCHVSYIIPKDENMKSQNVFFPWEGSKMGNIPIENIIKKIRSDKSHGEWTQAVTGFKMAYIRHPEFEMYSTKSVHWMAGVSCADCHMPYTKVGSKKISDHRIMSPLKNDFKACKQCHSESSEWLKNQVITIQDRAASQFIRSGYALATVAKLFEMTHKQQAAGKQIDKALYEQAKDHYMEGFYRNLFFGAENSVGFHNPTEAMRILGDATMHAVKAEAMLRQALTKAGVDVPVKVDLELAKYTNNRGAKKLMFKPEQELKDPYGPQK; this is encoded by the coding sequence ATGAAACTGCTTGTCGCCCTCATGGCTGCTGCTTTGTGTGGGGCCATGACCACCGCCTGTGCTCCGCCCAAGGCAGAGAAGGCAACAATTGCCCCGATTCCGGACGGCACGGTTGACCCGGCGGTCTGGGGTAAGAACTACCCTGAAGAGTACGAGACCTGGAAAGCCACCGCCCAGCCCACCCCGGAAGGCAAGAGCAAGTACAAGAAAGGTAATGACGGCGGCAAGGTCTATGACAAGCTGTCTGAATACCCCTTCAACGCCCTGCTGTTCAACGGTTGGGGCTTTGGTATTGAGTACAACGAGCCCCGTGGCCACGTCCACATGATGAAGGATCAAGCAGAGATCGACCCTTCCCGCGTCAAGGCCGGTGGCGCCTGTCTGACCTGCAAGACCCCTTACGCCCCGCAACTGGCTGAAAAACATGGTGTAGCCGGTTACTTCTCCGCCACCTATAAAGATGCCGTCAACCTGATCCCCAAAGAGCATCAGGAGATGGGCGTAGCCTGTATTGACTGTCACAACAACAAGGATATGGGCTTAAAGATCTCCCGTGGCTTTACCCTCTCCAAGGCACTTGACAAACTGGGTGTTGACCAGAGCAAACTGACCAACCAGGATAAACGCACCCTGGTCTGCGCCCAGTGCCATGTCAGTTACATCATCCCTAAAGATGAAAACATGAAATCTCAGAATGTCTTCTTTCCTTGGGAAGGCAGCAAAATGGGTAACATCCCGATCGAAAACATCATCAAGAAGATTCGCAGCGACAAATCCCACGGTGAATGGACCCAGGCCGTTACCGGCTTCAAGATGGCCTACATCCGTCACCCTGAATTTGAGATGTATTCCACCAAGAGCGTACACTGGATGGCTGGCGTTTCCTGTGCTGACTGCCACATGCCGTACACCAAGGTGGGCAGCAAGAAGATCTCTGACCACCGGATCATGAGCCCGCTCAAGAACGACTTCAAGGCCTGCAAACAGTGCCACAGTGAGTCTTCCGAATGGCTGAAGAATCAGGTCATCACCATTCAGGACCGGGCTGCCTCCCAGTTCATCCGTTCCGGCTATGCCCTGGCTACGGTAGCCAAACTGTTTGAAATGACCCACAAGCAGCAGGCAGCCGGCAAGCAGATTGACAAGGCACTCTATGAGCAGGCCAAGGATCATTACATGGAAGGATTCTACCGCAACCTGTTCTTTGGGGCTGAAAACTCGGTAGGTTTCCACAACCCCACCGAAGCGATGCGAATCCTGGGCGACGCAACGATGCATGCCGTCAAGGCCGAGGCCATGTTGCGTCAGGCCCTGACCAAGGCTGGTGTTGACGTACCGGTCAAGGTTGACCTTGAATTGGCCAAATACACCAACAACCGCGGCGCCAAGAAGCTGATGTTCAAACCAGAACAGGAACTGAAGGATCCCTACGGGCCGCAGAAGTAA